A section of the Echeneis naucrates chromosome 12, fEcheNa1.1, whole genome shotgun sequence genome encodes:
- the LOC115051793 gene encoding uncharacterized protein LOC115051793 isoform X2: protein MDEKLILAVFNYPELYNITLPNYRCTESRATAWRNISILLGLSSEECKRKWKNMRDRYLKEVRMEIKSKKQGEIVQSRWKYRQLMNFIAPFTGSRSGVADICGNNEEDHEHPDNESGSAEGETASPEAVKAPQSIMKAPVSQPDLKPQVAFVSQLPTMAQDTQMAQLAVMAKSSPQTIPISKTGRKRRQIQESLSPTSSQSTTSPTKWLVKDNGASFPSRPRDEDELFLLSFVPALKRLAPQKRCETKIKIQQIMYEAEFNVAQSESQDRQTEPETQD, encoded by the exons ATGGACGAAAAGTTAATATTGGCTGTATTTAATTACCCAGAGCTGTACAATATCACTTTACCAAATTACCGCTGCACGGAAAGTCGGGCCACCGCCTGGAGGAACATCAGCATCCTCCTGGGTCTGTCCT CTGAGGAGtgcaaaagaaaatggaagaacaTGAGGGACCGGTACTTGAAGGAAGTTCGAATGGAAATCAAAAGCAAGAAACAAGGGGAGATCGTACAGAGCAGATGGAAATACAGACAGCTGATGAACTTTATTGCACCCTTCACCGGATCAAGAAGTGGGGTGGCAGACATCTGTGGAAACAATGAAGAAGACCACGAGCATCCTGATAATGAATCTGGCAGCGcggaaggagaaacagcatcACCAGAGGCAGTCAAGGCCCCGCAGTCCATCATGAAGGCCCCAGTGAGTCAACCTGACCTCAAACCCCAGGTAGCATTTGTCTCGCAGCTTCCTACCATGGCTCAAGACACACAGATGGCCCAGCTGGCTGTTATGGCCAAATCAAGCCCACAGACAATCCCCATCAGCAAAACTGGACGGAAACGGCGTCAAATACAAGAATCACTTTCACCCACTTCTTCTCAAAGCACAACATCCCCTACAAAGTGGCTGGTCAAAGACAATGGCGCCTCTTTTCCCTCCAGGCCACGGGATGAGGATGAACTATTTCTACTGAGCTTTGTCCCCGCATTAAAGCGACTTGCTCCACAGAAAAGGTgtgagacaaaaataaagatcCAGCAGATTATGTATGAAGCAGAGTTCAATGTTGCACAGTCAGAATCCcaagatagacagacagagccaGAAACACAGGACTAA
- the LOC115051793 gene encoding uncharacterized protein LOC115051793 isoform X1: MDEKLILAVFNYPELYNITLPNYRCTESRATAWRNISILLGLSCEYLLAEECKRKWKNMRDRYLKEVRMEIKSKKQGEIVQSRWKYRQLMNFIAPFTGSRSGVADICGNNEEDHEHPDNESGSAEGETASPEAVKAPQSIMKAPVSQPDLKPQVAFVSQLPTMAQDTQMAQLAVMAKSSPQTIPISKTGRKRRQIQESLSPTSSQSTTSPTKWLVKDNGASFPSRPRDEDELFLLSFVPALKRLAPQKRCETKIKIQQIMYEAEFNVAQSESQDRQTEPETQD; the protein is encoded by the exons ATGGACGAAAAGTTAATATTGGCTGTATTTAATTACCCAGAGCTGTACAATATCACTTTACCAAATTACCGCTGCACGGAAAGTCGGGCCACCGCCTGGAGGAACATCAGCATCCTCCTGGGTCTGTCCTGTGAGTATTTGTtag CTGAGGAGtgcaaaagaaaatggaagaacaTGAGGGACCGGTACTTGAAGGAAGTTCGAATGGAAATCAAAAGCAAGAAACAAGGGGAGATCGTACAGAGCAGATGGAAATACAGACAGCTGATGAACTTTATTGCACCCTTCACCGGATCAAGAAGTGGGGTGGCAGACATCTGTGGAAACAATGAAGAAGACCACGAGCATCCTGATAATGAATCTGGCAGCGcggaaggagaaacagcatcACCAGAGGCAGTCAAGGCCCCGCAGTCCATCATGAAGGCCCCAGTGAGTCAACCTGACCTCAAACCCCAGGTAGCATTTGTCTCGCAGCTTCCTACCATGGCTCAAGACACACAGATGGCCCAGCTGGCTGTTATGGCCAAATCAAGCCCACAGACAATCCCCATCAGCAAAACTGGACGGAAACGGCGTCAAATACAAGAATCACTTTCACCCACTTCTTCTCAAAGCACAACATCCCCTACAAAGTGGCTGGTCAAAGACAATGGCGCCTCTTTTCCCTCCAGGCCACGGGATGAGGATGAACTATTTCTACTGAGCTTTGTCCCCGCATTAAAGCGACTTGCTCCACAGAAAAGGTgtgagacaaaaataaagatcCAGCAGATTATGTATGAAGCAGAGTTCAATGTTGCACAGTCAGAATCCcaagatagacagacagagccaGAAACACAGGACTAA
- the rnf185 gene encoding E3 ubiquitin-protein ligase RNF185 isoform X2: MATAAPPPASDSNAAPDSTGPGSSSSTAVDGGNQDSTFECNICLDTAKDAVISLCGHLFCWPCLHQWLETRPNRQVCPVCKAGISREKVIPLYGRGSTCQQDPRERTPPRPQGQRPEPENRGGFQGFGFGDGGFQMSFGIGAFPFGIFATAFNINDGRPPPAPGTPQHMDEQFLSRLFLFVALVIMFWLLIA, encoded by the exons ATGGCCACCGCTGCCCCCCCTCCAGCCTCTGACTCTAATGCGGCCCCTGACAGCACCGGTCCCGGGTCCAGCAGCTCCACTGCGGTCGACGGCGGCAACCAGGACAGCACTTTCGAGTGCAACATATGTCTGGACACTGCCAAGGATGCAGTGATCAGCCTGTGTGGACACCTGTTCTG TTGGCCTTGTTTGCATCAG TGGTTGGAGACCAGACCCAACAGACAAGTGTGTCCTGTGTGTAAAGCTGGCATCAGTCGCGAAAAAGTTATCCCTTTATATGGGCGGGGAAGCACATGCCAACAAGATCCCAG AGAAAGAACACCCCCTCGACCTCAAGGGCAAAGGCCTGAGCCAGAAAACCGTGGT GGTTTTCAAGGATTCGGCTTTGGAGATGGGGGTTTCCAAATGTCATTTGGAATCGGCGCCTTTCCATTTGGTATCTTTGCTACAGCTTTTAACATCAATGATGGAAGACCTCCTCCAG CCCCAGGGACACCACAACACATGGATGAACAGTTCCTGTCTCGACTCTTCTTGTTTGTTGCTCTGGTGATCATGTTTTGGCTCCTGATTGCATAA
- the rnf185 gene encoding E3 ubiquitin-protein ligase RNF185 isoform X1, translating to MATAAPPPASDSNAAPDSTGPGSSSSTAVDGGNQDSTFECNICLDTAKDAVISLCGHLFCWPCLHQWLETRPNRQVCPVCKAGISREKVIPLYGRGSTCQQDPRERTPPRPQGQRPEPENRGGFQGFGFGDGGFQMSFGIGAFPFGIFATAFNINDGRPPPAAPGTPQHMDEQFLSRLFLFVALVIMFWLLIA from the exons ATGGCCACCGCTGCCCCCCCTCCAGCCTCTGACTCTAATGCGGCCCCTGACAGCACCGGTCCCGGGTCCAGCAGCTCCACTGCGGTCGACGGCGGCAACCAGGACAGCACTTTCGAGTGCAACATATGTCTGGACACTGCCAAGGATGCAGTGATCAGCCTGTGTGGACACCTGTTCTG TTGGCCTTGTTTGCATCAG TGGTTGGAGACCAGACCCAACAGACAAGTGTGTCCTGTGTGTAAAGCTGGCATCAGTCGCGAAAAAGTTATCCCTTTATATGGGCGGGGAAGCACATGCCAACAAGATCCCAG AGAAAGAACACCCCCTCGACCTCAAGGGCAAAGGCCTGAGCCAGAAAACCGTGGT GGTTTTCAAGGATTCGGCTTTGGAGATGGGGGTTTCCAAATGTCATTTGGAATCGGCGCCTTTCCATTTGGTATCTTTGCTACAGCTTTTAACATCAATGATGGAAGACCTCCTCCAG CAGCCCCAGGGACACCACAACACATGGATGAACAGTTCCTGTCTCGACTCTTCTTGTTTGTTGCTCTGGTGATCATGTTTTGGCTCCTGATTGCATAA
- the LOC115051791 gene encoding chemokine-like receptor 1 — translation MDFEYVEYEDYTPDNDTETNTTSPGLPVFGRSRSYVTHILVAVNILITILGLGGNSVVIWICGWKMKRTVNTTWYTSLAISAFLFCVFLPLEIFYMITSHWPFGLVLCKITSSALFLNMYSSVFLLVLISTDRCIMISFPVWSHNHRTNKKASGIVLLMWNLSALLTLPSMIFRQTTVHGSVTQCHTDYMGHSLHHVVALSRFICGFLIPFIMIVFCCSVLSVKLRSLTVKSTKPYKVMAALILSFFLCWVPYHTFVLLELDLRNYSLEVFQTGLKVGTTLAAANSFISPVLYVFIGNDFKQTLKQSLTSKIENAMAEDLRTGGLNHSRSRSVEMI, via the coding sequence ATGGATTTTGAATATGTTGAATATGAAGATTACACTCCAGACAACGACACTGAAACCAATACCACCTCACCTGGACTTCCAGTCTTTGGCAGATCTCGATCCTATGTGACTCATATTTTGGTGGCAGTCAATATCCTTATAACTATTTTGGGCCTTGGAGGAAATTCTGTAGTGATCTGGATCTGtggatggaaaatgaaaagaacagtCAATACCACCTGGTATACCAGTCTGGCCATTTCAGcctttttgttctgtgtgtttctgccgCTGGAAATATTCTACATGATAACTTCACACTGGCCTTTTGGACTGGTGTTGTGTAAGATCACCTCCTCTGCCCTGTTTCTCAATATGTACAGCAGTGTATTTTTGCTGGTTTTGATCAGCACTGATCGCTGTATAatgatttcatttcctgtttggtcCCATAACCACCGGACAAATAAGAAAGCATCTGGAATAGTTCTCCTCATGTGGAACCTTTCTGCACTCCTAACTTTGCCCTCAATGATCTTCAGACAAACCACTGTCCATGGCTCAGTCACTCAGTGCCACACAGATTACATGGGCCATTCTCTACACCATGTTGTGGCACTGTCGCGATTCATCTGTGGGTTCCTTATTCCTTTCATAAtgattgttttctgttgctctgTGCTTAGTGTGAAGCTCAGAAGTTTGACTGTGAAGTCAACAAAGCCTTACAAGGTCATGGCAGCACTCATCTTATCATTTTTCTTATGCTGGGTCCCCTACCATACATTTGTTCTTCTAGAGTTAGACTTGAGGAACTACAGCCTAGAAGTATTTCAAACTGGGCTGAAGGTGGGGACCACTTTGGCTGCAGCAAACAGCTTCATATCACCAGTTCTATATGTCTTTATTGGTAATGactttaaacaaacactaaaaCAGTCTTTGACATCCAAGATAGAAAATGCAATGGCAGAGGATTTGCGCACAGGTGGTTTAAATCACTCAAGGTCTAGGTCAGTGGAAATGATCTAA
- the tmem119b gene encoding transmembrane protein 119b: protein MILWRSMAFQQIGLCVVFSISSSLATPLPFDNFLEGSTDEEELYNLTSPLPTSFPFSEYQTASVGLTIVETDILSQIVNFLEENMLLILVAATFILLVLLIICGAIFMSRRQKVNAYYPSSFPSKMYVDRRDKTGGIKPFNEVPEKPAPEQETEPVDSHRQLQADIMRAAKSLRTPNKSADASEGSDHSPEDSSGPDGSILDQQLQLPSLPEEKEPRELANGEAATAGGNPEPIPPEQPHPVGDDSEQPHPDRDDAQEPLIGRSLRPSSLHIHNDSATLQLIAGEKTAF from the exons ATG ATCCTGTGGAGAAGCATGGCCTTTCAGCAGAttggtctgtgtgtggtgtttagcatcagcagcagtttggccACACCTTTACCTTTCGACAATTTTCTGGAAGGAAGCACTGATGAGGAAGAATTATACAACTTAACTTCCCCCTTGCCCACCAGCTTCCCTTTCTCTGAGTACCAAACCGCGTCTGTTGGTCTCACTATTGTGGAAACTGACATTTTAAGTCAGATTGTGAATTTTCTTGAAGAGAACATGCTCCTAATCCTTGTTGCAGCCACTTTCATTCTTCTTGTCTTACTTATTATCTGTGGAGCAATTTTTATGAGTCGAAGGCAAAAAGTCAACGCATACTacccttcctccttcccttcaAAAATGTATGTGGACCGCAGGGACAAAACTGGAGGCATCAAACCCTTCAATGAAGTGCCAGAGAAACCAGCTCCTGAGCAGGAAACCGAGCCAGTGGACTCTCACAGGCAGCTCCAGGCTGACATAATGAGGGCTGCCAAGAGCCTGCGCACACCAAATAAATCAGCTGATGCCTCAGAGGGAAGTGACCACAGTCCTGAGGACAGCTCTGGACCAGATGGCAGCATCCTggatcagcagctgcagctacCAAGTCTTCCTGAGGAAAAGGAGCCACGCGAGCTCGCTAACGGTGAAGCAGCTACAGCAGGAGGAAACCCAGAGCCGATTCCTCCAGAGCAGCCTCATCCAGTGGGAGATGACTCAGAGCAGCCTCATCCAGACAGAGACGATGCACAGGAGCCTCTGATTGGCCGGAGTCTGCGGCCCTCCTCTCTGCATATTCACAATGATTCTGCCACACTTCAACTGATCGCAGGAGAGAAAACAGCCTTCTAA
- the selplg gene encoding P-selectin glycoprotein ligand 1 translates to MMPLSVKAYLAMLWGMSVLFPLETTAASIPETSSNSTEPNKASGLPTVPPHDDTKSASWGPTPKDVAVDSRGSSGSTRGLVVMSTPTTGSLGDHTPTTRGDSQLFKNTTTPPTPTPPEHPVQQQSSAASTVMTDPPTAPTATSPRPTFRAKLDITTMFSPDNATENASHITSGPSAFTPTTEIASSTSELPPVTSLPVTKTETSTASTKLSSTSETGSNISISQFPGTRSLSSTTVSPTSTGSNDFNLSTPTSTTGLFVPHVPKRLPVPTAGSTAATTAAPNKVSRSPPCSTRALVKQSLIAIASLGGLAAIFMVSTIVLCTMLSARKHKVKKPQQATEMMCISALLPERDFSYTRQRNPISNGVLVIHTPGESDEDGGDNLTLSSFLPENDRFV, encoded by the coding sequence ATGATGCCTCTCAGCGTTAAGGCGTACCTTGCAATGCTGTGGGGaatgtctgttttatttcctttggaGACAACGGCCGCCTCAATCCCAGAAACCAGCAGCAACTCAACTGAGCCAAACAAAGCAAGCGGGCTGCCCACCGTTCCGCCTCATGATGACACAAAGTCTGCATCGTGGGGTCCAACTCCTAAAGATGTAGCTGTTGACAGCCGGGGTTCAAGCGGCAGCACACGTGGTTTGGTTGTCATGTCCACTCCAACCACAGGCAGTTTGGGGGATCACACACCCACCACTAGAGGTGATTCACAACTCTTCAAAAATACCACAACACCTCCAACACCTACACCCCCAGAGCATCCAGTACAACAACAATCATCCGCTGCCTCCACGGTCATGACCGACCCACCAACAGCTCCTACAGCAACTTCACCACGTCCTACGTTCAGAGCTAAACTGGATATTACCACCATGTTTTCACCTGATAATGCAACAGAAAATGCTTCACACATCACCAGCGGTCCCTCAGCTTTCACCCCAACCACAGAGATAGCAAGTTCTACCTCCGAGCTACCACCCGTCACGTCTTTACCAGTCACGAAAACTGAGACATCCACTGCCAGCACTAAGCTCTCCAGTACATCTGAGACAGGAAGCAACATCTCCATCTCACAGTTTCCTGGAACAAGAAGTCTGAGCTCCACCACTGTGTCTCCTACCAGCACAGGCTCAAATGACTTCAACCTCTCCACCCCCACCAGCACCACAGGACTCTTTGTCCCTCACGTTCCCAAGAGGTTGCCAGTTCCGACAGCCGGTTCAACTGCAGCCACCACAGCAGCACCTAATAAAGTCTCGAGGAGCCCACCCTGCTCTACCCGAGCACTGGTGAAACAAAGCCTCATTGCCATCGCCTCCTTGGGTGGACTGGCCGCCATATTCATGGTTTCTACCATTGTGCTCTGCACCATGCTGTCAGCAAGGAAGCACAAGGTGAAGAAACCTCAGCAGGCCACAGAGATGATGTGTATCTCTGCCCTGCTTCCAGAGAGGGATTTCTCCTACACAAGGCAGCGCAATCCCATTTCTAACGGAGTCCTGGTGATCCACACCCCTGGAGAAAGCGACGAGGACGGGGGAGATAACCTCACTCTGAGCAGCTTCCTTCCAGAAAATGACCGCTTTGTTTAA